A genome region from Setaria italica strain Yugu1 chromosome III, Setaria_italica_v2.0, whole genome shotgun sequence includes the following:
- the LOC105914090 gene encoding cell number regulator 6-like, whose amino-acid sequence MAEDATSSHPSRYVKLTKDQDAPTEDIRPAPGELNQAVHVPQLVGRRCSECAQVLPESYDPARRRALDYRNLRISSPSNQNLIPSPSTSS is encoded by the exons ATGGCGGAGGACGCCACCAGCAGCCACCCGTCTCGCTACGTCAAGCTCACCAAGGACCAGGACGCCCCCACCGAGGACATCCGCCCCGCCCCCGGCGAGCTCAACCAGGCGGTCCACGTCCCGCAG CTCGTAGGCCGGAGGTGCAGCGAGTGCGCCCAGGTCCTGCCCGAGAGCTACGATCCGGCCCGCCGACGAGCCCTGGACTACCGGAATCTTCGGATCTCTTCTCCCTCCAATCAGAATCTGATCCCCTCTCCCTCCACCAGCTCGTAG